Genomic DNA from Methanosarcina sp. MTP4:
TTGAGACCTTTATTGTTGAATCGGCAATTGATTCGGAAACGGCCTTTTACAGGCAGATTATCGAGGATAACCTCTCGAGTCTCAAGCTCGGGCCGGCAATAGGGAGAATAAAAGTTGTGCTGCGGCCGGAAGACTCCCTCTTCCAGATGGCAATCATTCTCCGGGACGTAGGCACGAAGGTCACAACCCTTGATATGGCTGACGTGGAAGCAAAAACAGGAGCTTCCCACGAGGTTGTTATCTCGATCAAAAAAGAACGGTATATCCCGGAGCTTCTCAAGAAACTCTGGGTGCGCCACGGGAAGGCTAACATCAGGCAGCCTGACCGCTGGACCGTTGCCGTGGACTCGGACAATCCCCAGGAAGAAGCCGAGTTTATAGGAAAGATGATTGTGGCCGATCCCAGGCACACTCTGCACGAAGACCTTGTGGACTTTGCAATCCGGGTGACCCCCGAAGGGTTCAGGGTCCGCTATCACCTGTTCAAAGGCAACCGTTTTGTCTTCGTGGCATCCGAAGAAGCCATGGATAGGGAATGGATCGAAGAAGCAGGAGCAATGCTTGAAAAATTAATGGCAGGAGGGAAAACAAAATGACGTCTATATTCCTCCCCTATCTTTACACCGGCGGGGTTCATAAGCACGGGCTTATTCTGGAACTGCTGGAAGACCTTGGAGGATACATAATCCAGAAAGTTGTTACCGGGACCGAAGTCAACCTTATCATGCTTATTCCCGAGAAGGACGTGCACCTGGTAAAGGAACTTTCCAAGGAGTTGCTCGGGGTCCTGCTCAAGGCTTCCCTTACGGGAGTTGAAATAGCAGTTGTTTCTCCCACTCTTGCCTCTCACCATCTTCCTCACTCTGCCTGCGATGTGGCAGAGTACCTCCGTCATCCCGGAGCCAATACCAATATGATCGGGCTTGCCCGGGGGATGGGGCGAAGAGTTTCCCTGTCCATGGACTACGAGAGAAAGCTGATCAATGAACATGACATTGCGGTGTTCACTTTTGGGTCTTTCAGTGACTGCATTATAAATAAGAA
This window encodes:
- a CDS encoding methanogenesis marker 17 protein, which translates into the protein MDALETFIVESAIDSETAFYRQIIEDNLSSLKLGPAIGRIKVVLRPEDSLFQMAIILRDVGTKVTTLDMADVEAKTGASHEVVISIKKERYIPELLKKLWVRHGKANIRQPDRWTVAVDSDNPQEEAEFIGKMIVADPRHTLHEDLVDFAIRVTPEGFRVRYHLFKGNRFVFVASEEAMDREWIEEAGAMLEKLMAGGKTK